GATTTCGTAGAAGAAAGAAATGGTGTAAAATTAGATGCCGATAAACTGCTTATAGGTTTTTCAAGAAGGGCTGCTCCATATAAAAGAAGTAATTTCATCTTTACTGATGAAAAGATTATTGATCCTTTATTAAAAGAAGGAAAAATTCAGATTGTATTCTCCGGTAAAGCCCATCCTCTGGATGATACCGGAAAAGAGATTGTTGAAAACATTGTGCGTATGTCTAAAAAATATCCTAATGCAGTAGTATTCCTTGAAAACTATGATATGACAATCGGTGCTATGTTAACCAGAGGCTCTGATATATGGCTTAATAATCCCAGAAGACCTAAAGAAGCCAGTGGTACTTCCGGCATGAAGGCTGCTATGAACGGGGTATTGAATGTAAGTATTCTTGACGGATGGTGGCCAGAAGCATGCAATCACGGCGTGAACGGATGGCAGTTTGGCGACGGCTTTGAAAGTGAAGACGAAAAAGAACTGGACGCTCATGATTTAAAAGCACTTTATAAGGTTCTTTTAGAAGAAGTTCTGCCTACTTATTATGAAGACAGAGATAAATGGGTTGAAATGATGAGAAACAGTATCTTAAGCACAAAAGATCAGTTCTCAGTAAAAAGAATGTTAGAAGAATACTATGAAAAACTTTATATTAATCAATAAGAAAAGCAAAAGTGAACTTGGTGCCAGGCACCAAGTTCACTTTTTTATAGTTTTGTAGATTCTCTTTCAATAAATTTAGTATCCACGATATAATGTGTAGGTTTATTATGTTCTTCCTCTTCTTTATCTTCTAAATGATCGATGAGCAGTTTCGCTGCCTGATAGCCTATTTGTTCTGCATTAATATCTACCGATGAAAGGCTTGGAGATTGGTAAGGAGCAAGGAAGGTATTATTAAAACCTATAACGGCTATTTTCTGTTTATCATTTTCCTTTATAGCCTTTAGTACCCCAAAGGCAATTAAATCATCGGTGGTTACAATTGCCTCCGGCACTTTATATTCTATGATCTTTTTTGCTCCCTCATAGCCCCCTTGTTCAGAGAATTCCGAGGTAAGAATATAGTTTTCGTCAACTTCTATTCCTCGTCCCTGAAGGGCTCTTTTATAGCCTTCCAGTCTGTCATTGGTAACAATAAAACTTTGTGGGCCTCCTATAAAAGCAATATCTCTATATCCTCGTTCAATTAAAGATGTGACTACATTATACATTGCTTGAAAATTGTCATTATCCACCCATAGGACACTATGGGTATCTTTAGGCCGACCTACCACAACAAAAGGATAATGAATATTTTTTAGATATTCTATGCATTGATCCTCCTGCTTTGCCGATAGAAGAATAATCCCATCCACCCACTTGCTGTGAATATATCTTTTGATAAATTCTATTTCCTGGGCTTCATTATTACTGTAACTATACATAATGTAGTATCCTTTTTTTTGTGCATAAATGCTGATTCCTCGCATCGCTTGGGTAAAAAAAGGATTGTTAAATAAGTCTTCATCTGTATTGGGTAATAAAAGTCCCAAGGTTTTAGTAGATTTATTGGCTAAGCTTCTGGCTATGGCGTTAGGGTGGTAATTTAATTTTTTCATAGCCGCTAAAACTCTTTTTTTAGTTTCATCGCTGATTTTAGGATGATCTGCTATCACTCTTGACACGGTTGAAGGAGATACATTAGCAGCTTTAGCAACATCTTTAATAGTAGCACTCATTCATTAGTCCACTTCCTATTTATAAAATTAATCCATCCTGATCAGCATAAGTATGGCTTTTCTAAGTTATGCCACTAACATGCCTGACTTGCACGAAGAATAACA
The genomic region above belongs to Defluviitalea saccharophila and contains:
- a CDS encoding LacI family DNA-binding transcriptional regulator, which gives rise to MSATIKDVAKAANVSPSTVSRVIADHPKISDETKKRVLAAMKKLNYHPNAIARSLANKSTKTLGLLLPNTDEDLFNNPFFTQAMRGISIYAQKKGYYIMYSYSNNEAQEIEFIKRYIHSKWVDGIILLSAKQEDQCIEYLKNIHYPFVVVGRPKDTHSVLWVDNDNFQAMYNVVTSLIERGYRDIAFIGGPQSFIVTNDRLEGYKRALQGRGIEVDENYILTSEFSEQGGYEGAKKIIEYKVPEAIVTTDDLIAFGVLKAIKENDKQKIAVIGFNNTFLAPYQSPSLSSVDINAEQIGYQAAKLLIDHLEDKEEEEHNKPTHYIVDTKFIERESTKL